One part of the Treponema sp. OMZ 787 genome encodes these proteins:
- a CDS encoding cysteine protease — MDCKNKELDIYIWGILITLMKKFLMITITVCLLAGGVNAFAYGINSFTVYDAQDNIVHKITAKSEVNALYLLFQESLQIAADEALFTELPKDAQVLYRYVLSYNYGDDEQYFSFIVYKNYPLCRIPQLQEKEDIPKELTWKLFKYAYEIAGKPAEVKKQLSYSAKNSYIRIYDDKGSLLLFIAGEKILDMFDTLFGKDIAEIEIEERNLKSLFTAESVHNGREVLVHYSFMDDDKIMKLYLYKDTKEMNITTDTGVLKVNLSEEAYRILSSPKSFQKEFEKRR, encoded by the coding sequence GTGGATTGTAAAAACAAAGAATTAGACATTTATATATGGGGGATTTTAATAACACTTATGAAAAAATTTTTAATGATAACGATTACAGTATGTTTATTAGCAGGCGGTGTAAATGCCTTTGCCTATGGAATCAATAGCTTTACGGTTTATGATGCACAAGATAATATTGTACACAAGATAACCGCCAAGAGCGAAGTCAATGCGTTATATCTGCTTTTTCAAGAATCTTTGCAGATAGCAGCTGACGAAGCTTTGTTTACGGAATTACCTAAAGACGCACAAGTGTTATACCGTTATGTTCTTTCATATAATTACGGTGATGATGAGCAGTATTTCAGTTTTATAGTATATAAAAATTATCCTCTTTGCCGGATTCCCCAATTACAGGAAAAGGAGGATATCCCAAAAGAATTAACATGGAAACTTTTTAAATACGCATACGAAATCGCCGGCAAGCCTGCTGAGGTGAAAAAACAGCTTTCTTATTCTGCGAAAAATTCTTATATCCGCATATATGATGATAAGGGTTCTCTTTTACTATTTATTGCAGGGGAAAAAATTCTGGATATGTTCGACACATTGTTTGGAAAAGATATCGCCGAAATCGAAATCGAAGAAAGAAATTTGAAAAGCCTTTTTACCGCCGAAAGCGTTCATAATGGCCGAGAAGTCCTTGTGCATTATTCATTTATGGATGATGACAAAATTATGAAGCTGTATCTTTACAAAGACACAAAAGAAATGAATATAACAACCGATACCGGAGTTCTAAAAGTAAACCTTTCAGAAGAAGCGTATAGAATTTTAAGCAGCCCTAAAAGCTTTCAAAAAGAATTCGAAAAAAGAAGATGA